The proteins below are encoded in one region of Micromonospora sp. DSM 45708:
- the nusG gene encoding transcription termination/antitermination protein NusG yields MPEYDETAETPDEQSAVATAANNESVEAASEPEFPTTEPAPEEDFDPVAELRQKLRYAPGDWYVVHSYAGYENKVKTNLETRITSLDMEDYIYQVEVPTREEVEVKNGKRSQVQAKVFPGYILVRMELTAESYSCVRNTPGVTGFVGATDRADRPAPLSLDEVLKWLAPAVETEQKKAKPEIKVLDFEVGDSVTVTDGAFASLPATISEINADQQKLKVLVSIFGRETPVELNFNQVAKI; encoded by the coding sequence GTGCCTGAGTACGACGAGACCGCCGAGACCCCGGACGAGCAGTCCGCGGTGGCGACGGCGGCCAACAACGAGTCGGTCGAGGCCGCCAGCGAGCCGGAGTTCCCGACCACCGAGCCGGCGCCGGAGGAAGACTTCGACCCGGTCGCCGAGCTGCGCCAGAAGCTGCGCTACGCGCCCGGCGACTGGTACGTGGTGCACTCGTACGCCGGCTACGAGAACAAGGTCAAGACCAACCTCGAGACCCGGATCACGTCCCTCGACATGGAGGACTACATCTACCAGGTCGAGGTGCCGACCCGGGAAGAGGTCGAGGTCAAGAACGGCAAGCGGTCGCAGGTCCAGGCGAAGGTCTTCCCGGGCTACATCCTGGTCCGGATGGAGCTGACCGCCGAGTCCTACTCCTGCGTCCGGAACACCCCGGGGGTCACCGGCTTCGTCGGGGCCACCGACCGGGCCGACCGGCCGGCGCCGCTGAGCCTCGACGAGGTGCTCAAGTGGCTCGCCCCGGCGGTCGAGACCGAGCAGAAGAAGGCCAAGCCCGAGATCAAGGTCCTCGACTTCGAGGTCGGCGACTCGGTCACCGTCACCGACGGCGCGTTCGCGTCGCTGCCGGCGACGATCAGCGAGATCAACGCCGACCAGCAGAAGCTCAAGGTGCTGGTGTCGATCTTCGGTCGGGAGACCCCGGTCGAGCTGAACTTCAACCAGGTCGCCAAGATCTGA
- a CDS encoding ABC transporter ATP-binding protein, producing the protein MRLDGVWLRYHRHGPWVLRQVDATIGPGEVAVVLGRNGAGKSTLLQLAAGVLRPSRGRVVDRPATVGWVPERFPADQPFTVGDYLAAMGRVAGLPGAAADRAVRHWVERLGLTRFSDVRLPQLSKGTAQKVGLAQALLRPPGLLVLDEPWEGLDAAARELVPEMIGEVLAGGGAVLVSDHRGETVRLPGARRWSVTEGTLTEAASPGGSAVAVVELAVPAAGLAAAVARLRADGHQILRVREPAVPPTAESPAPALPGPSGVEVVAGSSAPDHAGPGPSGVEVVAGSSAPDRAGPGPSVVEAVAGSPGPDLPGIERAAGAGTSEVTR; encoded by the coding sequence ATGCGGCTCGACGGCGTCTGGCTCCGCTACCACCGGCACGGCCCGTGGGTGCTGCGACAGGTCGACGCGACAATCGGTCCGGGCGAGGTCGCGGTCGTGCTCGGCCGCAACGGCGCCGGCAAGTCCACGCTGCTCCAGCTCGCCGCCGGGGTGCTGCGGCCGAGCCGAGGCCGGGTGGTCGACCGGCCGGCGACCGTCGGCTGGGTGCCGGAGCGCTTCCCCGCCGACCAGCCGTTCACCGTCGGGGATTATCTGGCCGCCATGGGCCGCGTCGCCGGCCTGCCCGGTGCCGCCGCCGACCGGGCGGTGCGGCACTGGGTGGAGCGGCTGGGCCTGACCCGCTTCTCCGACGTGCGCCTGCCGCAGCTCTCCAAGGGCACCGCGCAGAAGGTCGGCCTGGCGCAGGCGCTGCTGCGCCCGCCCGGCCTGCTGGTGCTCGACGAGCCCTGGGAGGGCCTCGACGCGGCGGCCCGCGAGCTGGTCCCCGAGATGATCGGCGAGGTGCTGGCCGGCGGCGGCGCGGTGCTGGTCAGCGACCACCGGGGCGAGACGGTCCGGCTGCCCGGCGCCCGGCGGTGGTCGGTCACCGAGGGCACGCTGACCGAGGCGGCGTCGCCCGGGGGCTCGGCCGTCGCGGTGGTCGAGCTGGCGGTGCCGGCCGCGGGGCTTGCCGCCGCCGTCGCCCGCCTGCGCGCCGACGGCCACCAGATCCTTCGGGTACGCGAACCTGCCGTCCCGCCCACCGCCGAGTCACCGGCACCGGCTCTGCCCGGCCCGTCGGGCGTCGAGGTCGTCGCCGGCTCGTCGGCACCGGACCATGCCGGCCCCGGCCCGTCGGGCGTCGAGGTCGTCGCCGGCTCGTCGGCACCGGACCGCGCCGGCCCCGGCCCGTCGGTGGTCGAGGCTGTCGCCGGGTCGCCGGGACCCGACCTGCCAGGCATCGAGCGCGCCGCCGGTGCGGGGACGTCGGAGGTGACCCGGTGA
- the rplA gene encoding 50S ribosomal protein L1: protein MQRSKSYRKAAEVIDRSKLYAPAEAVKLAKENTNVKFDATVEVAMRLGVDPRKADQMVRGTVNLPHGTGKTARVIVFAAGAKAEEAAAAGADEVGTDELVARIQGGWLDFDAAIATPDQMAKIGRIARILGPRGLMPNPKTGTVTMDVTKAVADIKGGKITFRVDKHSNLHLIIGKASFSESQLIDNYAAVLDEVLRAKPSAAKGTYLKKVTLATTMGPGVPVDPKVVKNLQEGSAEG, encoded by the coding sequence ATGCAGCGCAGCAAGAGCTACCGCAAGGCCGCCGAGGTCATCGACCGGTCGAAGCTCTACGCCCCCGCCGAGGCCGTCAAGCTGGCCAAGGAGAACACCAACGTCAAGTTCGACGCCACGGTCGAGGTCGCGATGCGCCTCGGCGTCGACCCCCGCAAGGCGGACCAGATGGTCCGCGGCACGGTCAACCTGCCGCACGGCACCGGTAAGACCGCCCGCGTGATCGTCTTCGCCGCCGGCGCGAAGGCCGAGGAGGCCGCCGCCGCGGGTGCGGACGAGGTGGGCACCGACGAGCTGGTCGCCCGCATCCAGGGTGGTTGGCTGGACTTCGACGCGGCGATCGCCACGCCGGACCAGATGGCCAAGATCGGCCGGATCGCGCGGATCCTGGGCCCGCGCGGTCTGATGCCGAACCCGAAGACCGGCACCGTGACCATGGACGTCACCAAGGCCGTCGCGGACATCAAGGGCGGCAAGATCACCTTCCGGGTGGACAAGCACTCCAACCTGCACCTGATCATCGGCAAGGCCTCCTTCTCGGAGAGCCAGCTGATCGACAACTACGCCGCGGTGCTGGACGAGGTGCTCCGCGCCAAGCCGTCCGCGGCCAAGGGCACGTACCTCAAGAAGGTCACGCTGGCCACCACCATGGGCCCGGGTGTCCCGGTCGACCCGAAGGTGGTCAAGAACCTGCAGGAGGGCTCGGCCGAGGGCTGA
- the rplK gene encoding 50S ribosomal protein L11 yields MPPKKKLVKTFTLQLPAGQATPAPPVGPALGQHGVNIMEFCKSYNAQTESQRGDVVPAEISVYEDRTFTFVLKTPPAARLLIKAAGVQKGSGVPHKEKVGSVTRAQLREIAEKKMADLNANDIEQAEKIIAGTARSMGLTVAD; encoded by the coding sequence ATGCCTCCGAAGAAGAAGCTCGTCAAGACGTTCACGCTTCAGCTGCCGGCGGGCCAGGCCACCCCGGCGCCGCCGGTCGGCCCCGCGCTCGGCCAGCACGGCGTGAACATCATGGAGTTCTGCAAGTCCTACAACGCGCAGACCGAGTCCCAGCGTGGCGACGTCGTCCCCGCCGAGATCAGCGTCTACGAGGACCGCACCTTCACCTTCGTGCTGAAGACCCCGCCCGCCGCCCGGCTGCTGATCAAGGCCGCCGGCGTGCAGAAGGGCTCGGGCGTCCCGCACAAGGAGAAGGTCGGCTCGGTGACCCGCGCCCAGCTGCGCGAGATCGCGGAGAAGAAGATGGCGGACCTCAACGCCAACGACATCGAGCAGGCCGAGAAGATCATCGCCGGCACCGCCCGGTCGATGGGCCTGACCGTCGCCGACTGA
- the rpmG gene encoding 50S ribosomal protein L33, protein MAKATDVRPKITLACVECKERNYITRKNRRNDPDRIELKKFCPRDGKHTVHRETR, encoded by the coding sequence GTGGCGAAGGCGACCGATGTCCGGCCGAAGATCACTTTGGCGTGTGTGGAGTGCAAGGAGCGCAACTACATCACGCGCAAGAACCGCCGTAACGACCCGGACCGCATCGAGCTGAAGAAGTTCTGCCCCCGGGACGGCAAGCACACCGTCCACCGCGAGACCCGCTGA
- a CDS encoding MaoC family dehydratase N-terminal domain-containing protein, with protein sequence MSLDASFVGRTYPPTAPYLVGREKIREFATAVGATDPAHHDPEAARALGHPDVVAPPTFPVIITMAANQQIVDDPALGVDYSRVVHGDQRFAYTRPVAAGDELVCVSVIEDVTNRGGHGFLTTRTDVSTVAGEPVVAVWSKIVVRGEA encoded by the coding sequence ATGTCCCTGGACGCGTCCTTCGTCGGCCGGACCTATCCGCCGACCGCCCCCTACCTGGTGGGCCGAGAAAAGATCCGCGAGTTCGCCACCGCCGTCGGCGCGACCGACCCGGCGCACCACGACCCGGAGGCGGCCCGGGCGCTCGGCCACCCCGACGTGGTCGCGCCGCCGACCTTCCCGGTGATCATCACTATGGCGGCCAACCAACAGATCGTCGATGACCCGGCGTTGGGCGTCGACTACAGCCGGGTGGTCCACGGCGACCAGCGCTTCGCGTACACCCGGCCGGTGGCGGCCGGCGACGAGCTGGTCTGCGTCAGCGTCATCGAGGACGTGACCAACCGGGGCGGGCACGGTTTCCTGACCACCCGCACGGACGTGAGCACCGTGGCCGGTGAGCCGGTGGTCGCGGTCTGGTCCAAGATCGTCGTACGCGGGGAGGCGTGA
- a CDS encoding putative bifunctional diguanylate cyclase/phosphodiesterase, whose protein sequence is MSAQPVKGSRSNDHAWLITGPLVLFAVVCATVTGLLSDHPFGGWPLAAVLLVAMVAAGLPVLNFTVRRQSLGVTITEIPLVLAFYLTRPLTVVAIYTGAAILTHLWHRMGAAKFWFNVARAAAGSSLAVLVLQVLPPVEGVGPRTWLTLFTAAIMVNLVSITSVAGVYTLLQGWQTGRDAFRRAPSALLSAGIQIVAGLIVLILITSNWWSLVLLSALITALTLIYRAYAQFFRQHRTLSDMYELSRAVSGSGQDGTLADALLGRVRAMLQAEYATLWLPAQRRHPEVLLTSRIADPGLLDVAPTPAALREQVRREGQTLVLTRGAGADGKLRTALTEQRVKDVIVVPLRSGQAVVGTLEVANRLGASNSFSRTDVPLLETVAAHAAVALENSRLVDRLRHDAEHDTLTRLPNRRRLIAAVGEAVKIRAPGEVVALLLFDVDRLRQVNESLGHAAGDKVLVEVAERLRACAPSSALVGRAGGDEFLVTLRLEGVDAALELATQLREQIRDEMVFDALTLDVDTAVGVAVHPDHGGDAVALLQRVDLAANAAKSVPGSVQLYSPALESRSLRRLGLAGDLKRALADGELEVYFQPKVTLRDRRLVGVECLARWEHPAHGTVSPDDFVAVAEHTGQLGRLTEFVLRESLRRSRDWSHGEQPLCVSVNLAARTVNDPHFPGLVRELLTEYGVPPQRLTLEITEAGVLDGTERPVPILRCLRDLGVRLSVDDFGTGNSSLAQLRRLPVHEVKVDRSFVQGMATDPGDLAIVNAVVTLSQQFGLTVVAEGVESELTLELLQDIGCEIGQGFLFSRPLPYERLEAWFGAQVDPETVVAGELPRLRVVP, encoded by the coding sequence ATGTCCGCACAGCCCGTCAAGGGCTCGCGGTCCAATGATCACGCTTGGCTGATCACCGGGCCACTCGTCCTTTTCGCCGTCGTCTGTGCGACGGTGACCGGTCTGCTCAGTGACCATCCGTTCGGCGGCTGGCCGCTGGCGGCGGTGCTGCTGGTGGCCATGGTCGCCGCCGGGCTCCCGGTGCTCAACTTCACCGTACGACGACAGTCGCTCGGTGTGACGATCACCGAGATCCCGTTGGTGCTCGCGTTCTATCTGACGCGTCCGCTGACGGTGGTCGCGATCTATACCGGGGCCGCGATCCTCACCCATCTGTGGCACCGGATGGGTGCGGCGAAGTTCTGGTTCAACGTCGCCCGCGCGGCGGCCGGCTCCTCGCTCGCCGTGCTGGTGTTGCAGGTGCTGCCCCCGGTCGAGGGCGTGGGCCCGCGCACCTGGCTGACGTTGTTCACCGCCGCCATCATGGTCAACCTGGTCAGCATCACGTCGGTGGCCGGCGTCTACACGCTGCTCCAGGGCTGGCAGACCGGCCGCGACGCGTTCCGCAGGGCGCCCTCCGCGCTGCTCTCCGCCGGTATCCAGATCGTCGCCGGTCTGATCGTCCTGATCCTGATCACCTCCAACTGGTGGTCGCTGGTCCTGCTGTCCGCGCTGATCACCGCGCTGACACTGATCTACCGCGCGTACGCGCAGTTCTTCCGGCAGCACCGCACGCTCTCCGACATGTACGAGTTGAGCCGCGCCGTCAGCGGCAGCGGCCAGGACGGCACGCTCGCCGACGCCCTGCTGGGCCGCGTCCGGGCGATGCTCCAGGCGGAGTACGCGACGCTCTGGCTGCCGGCCCAGCGCCGGCACCCGGAGGTGCTGCTGACCTCCCGGATCGCCGACCCGGGGCTGCTGGACGTGGCGCCCACGCCCGCCGCCCTGCGCGAGCAGGTCCGCCGCGAGGGGCAGACGCTGGTGCTGACCCGCGGCGCCGGCGCCGACGGCAAACTGCGGACCGCGCTCACCGAGCAGCGGGTCAAGGACGTCATCGTGGTGCCGCTGCGCTCCGGGCAGGCGGTCGTCGGCACGCTGGAGGTGGCCAACCGGCTCGGTGCCAGCAACTCGTTCAGCCGCACCGACGTGCCGCTGTTGGAAACCGTCGCCGCGCACGCCGCGGTCGCGCTGGAGAACTCCCGCCTGGTGGACCGGCTGCGGCACGACGCCGAGCACGACACGCTGACCCGGCTGCCGAACCGGCGGCGACTCATCGCGGCGGTGGGGGAGGCGGTCAAGATCCGTGCCCCCGGCGAGGTGGTGGCGCTGCTGCTCTTCGACGTCGACCGGCTGCGCCAGGTCAACGAGTCGTTGGGCCACGCGGCCGGCGACAAGGTGCTGGTCGAGGTGGCCGAGCGGCTGCGGGCCTGCGCGCCCTCCTCGGCGCTCGTGGGTCGCGCCGGCGGGGACGAGTTCCTGGTGACGCTCCGGCTGGAGGGCGTCGACGCCGCGCTGGAGTTGGCGACCCAGCTCCGGGAGCAGATCCGGGACGAGATGGTCTTCGACGCGCTCACCCTGGACGTGGACACCGCCGTCGGCGTTGCCGTCCACCCCGACCACGGTGGGGACGCGGTGGCGCTGCTCCAGCGCGTCGACCTGGCGGCCAACGCGGCGAAGTCGGTCCCGGGCAGCGTGCAGCTCTACAGCCCGGCGCTGGAGTCGCGGTCGCTGCGCCGACTCGGTCTCGCCGGCGACCTGAAGCGGGCGTTGGCGGACGGCGAACTGGAGGTCTACTTCCAGCCCAAGGTCACGCTGCGGGACCGCCGCCTGGTGGGCGTGGAGTGCCTGGCGCGCTGGGAGCACCCGGCGCACGGCACCGTCTCGCCGGACGACTTCGTGGCGGTGGCCGAGCACACCGGCCAGCTCGGCCGGCTCACCGAGTTCGTGCTGCGGGAGAGCCTGCGGCGCAGCCGCGACTGGAGTCACGGCGAGCAGCCGCTCTGCGTCTCGGTCAACCTGGCCGCCCGGACGGTGAACGACCCACACTTCCCGGGGCTGGTGCGGGAACTGCTGACGGAGTACGGCGTACCGCCGCAGCGGCTCACGTTGGAGATCACCGAGGCGGGCGTGCTGGACGGCACCGAGCGGCCCGTGCCGATCCTGCGCTGCCTGCGCGACCTCGGGGTCCGGCTCTCGGTGGACGACTTCGGCACCGGCAACTCGTCGCTGGCCCAACTGCGCCGGCTGCCGGTGCACGAGGTGAAGGTGGACCGGTCGTTCGTGCAGGGCATGGCGACCGATCCGGGTGACCTGGCCATCGTCAACGCGGTGGTGACGCTCTCCCAGCAGTTCGGCCTGACCGTGGTGGCCGAGGGGGTGGAGAGCGAGCTGACGCTGGAGCTGCTCCAGGACATCGGCTGCGAGATCGGCCAGGGCTTCCTGTTCAGCCGGCCGCTGCCGTACGAGCGCCTGGAGGCGTGGTTCGGCGCCCAGGTCGACCCCGAGACGGTCGTCGCGGGGGAGCTGCCGCGCCTGCGTGTGGTGCCCTGA
- the secE gene encoding preprotein translocase subunit SecE has translation MAEKKRRGEDDGDERLNDDATVDGVADDDVADDAADADEPVSRGGTATRKRAHAEPAEGRKTRKDTERIGLFARIARFFREVVAELRKVIWPTRKELLTYTAVVVTFVAVMLAIVAGLDYGFAKAVLWVFGNPS, from the coding sequence GTGGCCGAGAAGAAGCGGCGCGGCGAGGACGACGGCGACGAGCGTCTGAACGACGACGCGACCGTCGACGGCGTAGCCGACGACGACGTGGCCGACGACGCCGCCGACGCGGACGAGCCGGTCTCCCGGGGCGGCACCGCGACCCGCAAGCGGGCCCACGCCGAGCCCGCCGAGGGCCGGAAGACCCGCAAGGACACCGAGCGGATCGGGCTGTTCGCCCGCATCGCGCGGTTCTTCCGCGAGGTCGTGGCCGAACTGCGTAAGGTCATCTGGCCGACCCGCAAGGAGCTGTTGACCTACACGGCCGTGGTGGTCACCTTCGTGGCGGTGATGCTGGCGATCGTGGCCGGCCTGGACTACGGCTTCGCCAAGGCGGTGCTGTGGGTCTTCGGCAACCCCAGCTGA
- a CDS encoding MaoC family dehydratase produces the protein MELPVQTFRVTRADLVRYAGASGDFNPIHWSDRTATGVGLPGVIAHGMFTMALVGRAVAGWAGAPDAVVDFGVRFTRPVVVPDTDEGTEIEVAAVVKEVTEAGLTRLDITATCRGEKVLSQARALIRTTG, from the coding sequence ATGGAACTGCCCGTCCAGACGTTCCGGGTGACCCGGGCGGACCTGGTCCGCTACGCCGGCGCCTCGGGGGACTTCAACCCGATCCACTGGAGCGACCGGACCGCCACCGGCGTGGGTCTGCCCGGGGTCATCGCCCACGGCATGTTCACCATGGCCCTGGTCGGTCGCGCGGTCGCCGGCTGGGCCGGCGCGCCGGACGCGGTGGTCGACTTCGGCGTCCGCTTCACCCGGCCGGTGGTCGTGCCGGACACCGACGAGGGCACCGAGATCGAGGTCGCCGCCGTGGTCAAGGAGGTCACCGAGGCGGGCCTGACCAGGCTCGACATCACCGCCACCTGTCGGGGCGAGAAGGTGCTGTCGCAGGCCCGGGCACTGATCCGGACGACGGGCTGA